A genomic segment from Cyanobium sp. NIES-981 encodes:
- the sppA gene encoding signal peptide peptidase SppA: MVWPWRRKTRRTMARIAIEGPIGGGTRTRVLKALRQVEQRECPALLLRIDSPGGTVGDSQEIHAALLRLRQKGCRVVASFGNISASGGVYIGVAAEKIVANPGSITGSIGVILRGNNLSKLLERIGVSFETVKSGLYKDILSPDRALTEAERGLLQSLIDSSYGQFVTAVAEGRKLEEEAVRGFADGRVFSGAQALELGLVDCLGDEEAARRLAAELAGLDVEKTRPITFGAPPRRFAGLIPGRSQLRALLQLFSLELGWGGQPLWLYRP; the protein is encoded by the coding sequence ATGGTCTGGCCCTGGCGCCGCAAGACACGCCGCACCATGGCGCGGATCGCCATCGAAGGGCCGATCGGCGGCGGCACCCGCACGCGCGTGCTCAAGGCGCTGCGGCAGGTGGAGCAGCGGGAATGCCCGGCCCTGCTGCTGCGCATCGACAGCCCCGGCGGCACCGTGGGCGACAGCCAGGAGATCCACGCCGCCCTGCTGCGGCTGCGCCAGAAGGGCTGCCGCGTGGTGGCCAGCTTCGGCAACATCTCCGCCTCGGGCGGGGTGTACATCGGCGTGGCCGCCGAGAAGATCGTGGCCAACCCCGGCAGCATCACCGGCTCGATCGGCGTGATCCTGCGGGGCAACAATCTCTCCAAGCTGCTGGAGCGGATCGGGGTGAGCTTCGAAACCGTCAAGAGCGGCCTCTACAAGGACATCCTCTCGCCCGATCGCGCCCTCACCGAGGCCGAACGGGGGCTGCTGCAGAGCCTGATCGACTCCAGCTACGGCCAGTTCGTGACCGCCGTGGCCGAAGGCCGCAAGCTGGAGGAGGAGGCGGTGCGGGGCTTCGCCGACGGCCGGGTGTTCAGTGGCGCCCAGGCCCTCGAGCTCGGCCTGGTGGACTGCCTGGGGGATGAGGAGGCGGCCCGCCGGCTGGCGGCCGAACTGGCCGGGCTGGACGTGGAGAAGACGCGGCCGATCACCTTCGGGGCGCCGCCCCGCCGTTTCGCCGGCCTCATCCCGGGCCGCAGCCAGCTGCGGGCGTTGCTGCAGCTGTTCAGCCTCGAACTCGGCTGGGGCGGCCAGCCCCTGTGGCTCTACCGCCCATGA
- the aroH gene encoding chorismate mutase → MSQPLRLRALRGATTCSANTAAAIDEAVAELVDTLVARNGLDGERVLSVTFSVTADLDACFPAAIARRRPGWEHVALLDCQQMAVAGDLERCIRLLAHAWMEPDRLPSHPYLRAASRLRPDRAS, encoded by the coding sequence ATGAGCCAGCCGTTGCGCCTCCGCGCCCTGCGGGGCGCCACCACCTGCTCCGCCAACACCGCCGCTGCCATCGACGAGGCCGTGGCCGAACTGGTGGACACCCTGGTGGCACGCAACGGCCTGGACGGGGAGCGGGTGCTGTCGGTGACCTTCTCGGTCACCGCCGACCTGGATGCCTGCTTCCCCGCCGCCATCGCCCGCCGGCGGCCGGGCTGGGAGCACGTGGCCCTGCTGGATTGTCAGCAGATGGCGGTGGCCGGGGATCTGGAGCGCTGCATCCGGCTGCTGGCGCATGCCTGGATGGAGCCCGATCGTCTGCCCTCCCACCCCTACCTGCGCGCGGCGAGCCGGCTCCGGCCCGATCGCGCCAGCTAA
- a CDS encoding DUF2808 domain-containing protein has translation MGFSSPRRALALRAALGGAAALGASLAVGLGGLGPLGLESPARAQGTPGLLEFRWENNRDYRKLYFWMSNTQRLKRSDYYLMLRPKDRKTAILKLSVTIPSHFDAKIDPARVKLCRMSKGGMLSRTRCTETIPATIELAENGGAIEIFPDTPVDDTDTIGVHMSIFNPYSIGMYQFNALAQAPGDVPISGYLGSWLIQIDPPSN, from the coding sequence ATGGGGTTCTCATCACCACGCCGCGCCCTGGCCCTACGGGCGGCTCTGGGGGGCGCCGCCGCTCTCGGAGCCAGCCTGGCGGTCGGCTTGGGCGGCCTTGGCCCCCTGGGGCTGGAATCCCCGGCCCGGGCCCAGGGCACCCCCGGGCTGCTGGAGTTCCGCTGGGAGAACAACCGCGACTACCGCAAGCTCTACTTCTGGATGAGCAACACCCAGCGCCTCAAGCGCTCGGACTACTACCTGATGCTGCGGCCGAAGGACCGCAAGACCGCCATCCTCAAGCTCAGCGTCACCATCCCCAGCCACTTCGACGCCAAGATCGACCCGGCCAGGGTGAAGCTCTGCAGGATGAGCAAGGGGGGCATGCTCTCGCGCACCCGCTGCACCGAGACGATTCCGGCCACCATCGAGCTGGCGGAGAACGGCGGAGCGATCGAGATCTTCCCGGACACCCCCGTGGACGACACCGACACGATCGGGGTGCATATGAGCATCTTCAACCCCTACAGCATCGGGATGTACCAGTTCAACGCCCTGGCCCAGGCCCCGGGCGATGTGCCGATCTCGGGCTACCTCGGCAGCTGGCTGATCCAGATCGATCCCCCCAGCAACTGA
- the rpmH gene encoding 50S ribosomal protein L34: MTKRTLEGTSRKRKRVSGFRVRMRTYTGRRVIRSRRRRGRARLAV; encoded by the coding sequence ATGACCAAGCGCACTCTCGAGGGAACGAGCCGGAAACGCAAGCGGGTGTCCGGCTTCCGCGTGCGCATGCGCACCTACACCGGCCGCCGTGTGATCCGCAGCCGTCGCCGCCGCGGCCGGGCTCGCCTGGCTGTCTGA
- the rnpA gene encoding ribonuclease P protein component, whose product MALPQRHRLKGQRVFDSLYRQGRATHGPFLMLRWQPARADLLPPGQRNHAFSPWRCGVVISTKVHKRSVQRNRLRRLLHGHLIQQPIGRDGQPVWLLLSLRPGCAERSSDALLEECQELLHRAGLIR is encoded by the coding sequence ATGGCCCTGCCCCAGCGCCACCGGCTCAAGGGGCAGCGGGTGTTCGACAGCCTCTACCGCCAGGGCCGTGCGACCCACGGCCCTTTTTTGATGCTCCGCTGGCAGCCCGCCAGGGCCGACCTGCTTCCCCCCGGCCAACGGAACCATGCCTTCAGCCCCTGGCGATGCGGCGTGGTGATCAGCACCAAGGTGCACAAGCGGTCGGTGCAGCGCAACCGGCTGCGGCGCCTGCTTCACGGGCATCTGATCCAGCAGCCGATCGGCCGCGATGGACAACCGGTCTGGCTGCTGTTGAGCCTCAGGCCTGGCTGCGCCGAGCGCAGTTCCGACGCCCTGCTGGAAGAATGTCAGGAGCTTCTGCACCGAGCAGGTCTGATCCGATGA
- a CDS encoding PH domain-containing protein, with amino-acid sequence MSKQGPGEIQETVFYEGGPARGDLIVNLLFGLTVIGLPFAVGAVVRALWLRFRITSRRIEVNGGWMGRDRTQVVYSQIREVRSVPRGFGAWGDMVLVLSDGAKLEMRSVPRFRELEAYIEERRQAKRSAAPKGIAA; translated from the coding sequence ATGAGCAAGCAGGGCCCGGGAGAGATTCAGGAAACCGTGTTCTACGAGGGCGGACCGGCCCGGGGCGATCTGATCGTGAACCTGCTGTTCGGCCTCACCGTGATCGGCCTCCCCTTCGCCGTGGGGGCCGTGGTGCGGGCCCTGTGGCTGCGCTTCCGGATCACCAGCCGCCGCATCGAGGTGAACGGCGGCTGGATGGGCCGGGACCGCACCCAGGTGGTGTACAGCCAGATCCGCGAGGTGCGCAGCGTGCCCCGCGGCTTCGGCGCCTGGGGCGACATGGTGCTGGTGCTCAGCGACGGCGCCAAGCTGGAGATGCGTTCGGTGCCCCGTTTCCGCGAGCTGGAGGCCTACATCGAGGAGCGGCGGCAGGCCAAGCGCTCCGCCGCTCCGAAGGGCATCGCGGCCTGA
- the yidC gene encoding membrane protein insertase YidC, translating to MIGYISDNLLLPILDFFYGLVPSYGLAIIALTVVIRLALFPLSAGSIRNARRMRIAQPVMQKRQAEIKTRYASNPQKQQEELGKLMKEFGSPLAGCLPLLVQMPILFALFATLRGSPFADVPYTLNLKVVPAEQAAAIETKPFNSASHSIFVTSTNHVPVIASLEGGNKLGVGSRETVSLHTKDGSSFASVLAGVENGESFSPSWSVTKGEGVVSVDQDGTITALSPGDATVEAKIPGLAARSGFLFIQALGQVGFMTDGSVNWDIAGLVAAFGATLFLSQILSGMGMPPNPQQSTANKITPVMITAMFLFFPLPAGVLLYMVVANVFQALQTFLLSREALPDNLQAILDQQLSQQTVTVAAAGSGAGGRLPFEPKRKK from the coding sequence GTGATCGGCTACATCTCCGACAACCTGCTCCTCCCGATCCTCGATTTCTTCTACGGATTGGTGCCGAGCTACGGGCTGGCGATCATTGCCCTCACGGTGGTGATCCGGCTCGCCCTGTTCCCGCTGAGCGCCGGGTCGATCCGCAACGCCCGCCGCATGCGCATCGCCCAGCCGGTGATGCAGAAACGCCAGGCCGAGATCAAGACGCGCTATGCCAGCAACCCCCAGAAGCAGCAGGAGGAGCTCGGCAAGCTGATGAAGGAGTTCGGCAGCCCGCTGGCGGGCTGCTTGCCCCTGCTGGTGCAGATGCCGATCCTGTTCGCCCTGTTCGCCACCCTGCGGGGCTCACCCTTCGCCGACGTGCCCTACACCCTCAACCTGAAGGTGGTGCCCGCGGAGCAGGCGGCGGCGATCGAGACCAAGCCCTTCAACAGCGCCAGCCATTCCATCTTCGTCACCAGCACCAACCACGTGCCGGTGATCGCCAGCCTGGAGGGCGGCAACAAGCTGGGGGTCGGCAGCCGCGAGACCGTGAGCCTCCACACCAAGGACGGCAGCAGCTTCGCCTCGGTGCTGGCAGGCGTGGAGAACGGCGAGTCCTTCTCCCCCAGCTGGAGCGTCACCAAGGGCGAGGGCGTGGTGAGCGTGGACCAGGACGGCACCATCACCGCCCTCAGCCCGGGGGATGCCACCGTGGAGGCGAAGATCCCCGGCCTGGCGGCCCGCAGCGGCTTCCTGTTCATCCAGGCCCTCGGCCAGGTGGGCTTCATGACCGACGGCAGCGTCAACTGGGACATCGCCGGCCTGGTGGCCGCCTTCGGCGCCACCCTCTTCCTCTCCCAGATCCTCTCGGGGATGGGCATGCCCCCCAATCCTCAGCAGTCCACGGCCAACAAGATCACGCCGGTGATGATCACGGCCATGTTCCTGTTCTTCCCGCTGCCGGCGGGGGTGCTGCTCTACATGGTGGTGGCCAACGTCTTCCAGGCGCTGCAGACCTTCCTGCTCAGCCGCGAGGCCCTTCCCGACAACCTGCAGGCGATCCTGGACCAGCAGCTCTCCCAGCAGACCGTCACCGTGGCCGCCGCAGGCTCCGGTGCGGGGGGTCGGCTGCCCTTCGAGCCGAAGCGCAAGAAGTGA
- a CDS encoding DUF177 domain-containing protein: MSTPPSSVPAGLRPVPIRELQGLEQGRAWRVDEHLAGLASLTPVRGTLRAVHRGNLLEVEGQASTIVTLCCDRCLQQYNHALAMEARELIWLGEAARQPDLEAVLADTGAAALDLDADSLTESLDPRTDFDPAHWIFEQLSLRLPLVNRCGEACPGPATWGSAASATDPRWAALTRLRPVPEPLVPEPSDDAPNPDAR, from the coding sequence GTGAGCACCCCGCCGTCGTCTGTGCCAGCCGGCCTGCGGCCTGTTCCCATCCGGGAGCTGCAGGGTCTGGAGCAGGGCCGTGCCTGGAGGGTGGACGAGCACCTGGCCGGCCTCGCCAGCCTCACGCCGGTGCGGGGAACCCTGCGGGCCGTGCACCGCGGCAATCTGCTGGAGGTGGAGGGCCAGGCCAGCACCATCGTGACCCTCTGCTGCGACCGCTGCCTGCAGCAGTACAACCATGCCCTGGCGATGGAGGCCCGTGAGCTGATCTGGCTCGGTGAAGCGGCTCGGCAGCCGGATCTGGAGGCGGTGCTGGCCGACACCGGCGCTGCCGCCCTGGATCTGGACGCGGACAGCCTCACCGAGAGCCTCGACCCACGCACCGACTTCGACCCGGCCCACTGGATCTTCGAGCAGCTCAGCCTCCGCCTGCCGCTGGTGAACCGCTGCGGTGAGGCCTGCCCCGGCCCCGCCACCTGGGGCAGCGCCGCCAGCGCCACCGATCCCCGCTGGGCGGCGCTGACCCGCCTGCGGCCCGTACCGGAGCCGCTCGTACCGGAGCCGTCGGACGACGCGCCCAACCCCGACGCTCGATGA
- a CDS encoding AAA family ATPase gives MSSETSWADQLDLMIRARTPIIWIRSLEEQRLDALLQQAAVRLGNRTLLRWDFVEGLQGAPNREGEAARNPMAALACLSSLPPDQEAILLLRDFHRYSEDAGICRRLRNLARDLRQSPRTLIITAADWQVPPDLEDCITLLDLPLPDADEIGALLSSIALASGQPLEPPVLRQLTAACHGLSEQRVRQLAARALARRGQLGEDDLAEVLEEKRLAIARSELLEYCPSSSTPADIGGLESLKQWLEQRRMAFSEEARAYGLPLPRGVLLVGPQGTGKSLTAKAIAHSWGMPLLRLDVGRLFAGLVGASEARTRDMIQRAEAMAPCVLWIDEIDKGFGLMTGGDGRSDGGTSQRVLGTVLTWMAEKTSPVFVVATANAVERLPPELLRKGRFDEIFLLDLPGAEERRAILDLQLRRRRPHHQLPLEVLVDRTAGFSGAELEQTVIEAMHLAFAEQREFGEADLIMAASQVVPLSRTAREQLEALHQWASTGRARPASRLRGVTNSDAR, from the coding sequence ATGAGCAGCGAAACCAGCTGGGCTGACCAACTCGATCTGATGATCCGGGCCCGCACCCCGATCATCTGGATCCGCAGCCTGGAGGAGCAGCGGCTGGACGCCCTGCTGCAGCAGGCGGCCGTGAGGCTGGGCAACCGCACCCTGCTGCGCTGGGACTTCGTGGAGGGGCTGCAGGGGGCTCCCAACCGGGAAGGGGAAGCCGCCCGCAACCCGATGGCGGCCCTGGCCTGCCTCAGCAGCCTGCCCCCGGATCAGGAGGCGATCCTGCTGCTGCGCGACTTCCACCGCTACAGCGAGGATGCCGGCATCTGCCGGCGGCTTCGCAACCTGGCCCGGGACCTGCGCCAGAGCCCGCGCACCCTGATCATCACCGCGGCGGACTGGCAGGTGCCGCCGGACCTCGAGGATTGCATCACCCTGCTGGATCTGCCCCTCCCCGATGCGGACGAGATCGGGGCATTGCTCAGCTCGATCGCCCTGGCCAGCGGGCAGCCGCTCGAGCCCCCGGTGCTGCGCCAGCTCACGGCCGCCTGCCACGGCCTCAGCGAGCAGCGGGTGCGCCAGCTGGCCGCCCGCGCCCTGGCCCGCCGCGGCCAGCTGGGGGAAGACGACCTGGCCGAGGTGCTGGAGGAGAAGCGCCTGGCGATCGCCCGCAGCGAGCTGCTGGAGTACTGCCCCAGCAGCTCCACGCCGGCGGACATCGGCGGGCTGGAGAGCCTCAAGCAGTGGCTGGAGCAGCGCCGCATGGCGTTCAGCGAGGAGGCGCGGGCCTATGGCCTCCCCCTGCCGCGGGGGGTGCTGCTGGTGGGCCCGCAGGGCACCGGCAAGTCGCTCACGGCCAAGGCGATCGCCCACAGCTGGGGGATGCCCCTGCTGCGGCTCGATGTGGGGCGGCTCTTCGCCGGGCTGGTGGGGGCCTCCGAGGCCCGCACCCGCGACATGATCCAGCGGGCGGAGGCCATGGCCCCCTGCGTGCTCTGGATCGACGAGATCGACAAGGGCTTCGGCCTGATGACCGGCGGCGACGGCCGCAGCGATGGGGGCACCAGCCAGCGGGTGCTCGGCACGGTGCTCACCTGGATGGCGGAGAAGACCAGTCCGGTGTTCGTGGTGGCCACGGCCAACGCGGTGGAGCGCCTGCCCCCCGAGCTGCTGCGCAAGGGCCGCTTCGATGAGATCTTCCTGCTCGATCTGCCGGGCGCGGAGGAGCGGCGGGCGATCCTGGATCTGCAGCTGAGGCGCCGGCGGCCCCACCACCAGCTGCCCCTCGAGGTGCTGGTGGACCGCACCGCCGGCTTCTCCGGCGCCGAACTGGAGCAGACCGTGATCGAGGCGATGCACCTGGCCTTCGCCGAGCAGCGGGAGTTCGGCGAAGCCGATCTGATCATGGCCGCCAGCCAGGTGGTGCCGCTGAGCCGCACCGCCCGCGAACAGCTCGAGGCGCTGCACCAGTGGGCCAGCACCGGCCGCGCCCGCCCGGCCTCAAGGTTGCGGGGCGTAACGAACTCCGACGCCAGGTAA
- a CDS encoding aminotransferase class V-fold PLP-dependent enzyme yields MASEFRRQLPALANKTYFNYGGQGPLPSSSLEAMVAAWQRIQELGPFTDEVWPFVETTVSRLRQRLAHWLGVPPARLAFTENVTSGCVLPLWGLPWAAGDELLIGDCEHPGVVAACRELAHREGLVVSTWPLGDLRGDPAATDAAVLQRLEAALTPRTRLVVLSHLLWNTGQIMPIAAAARRLQAHPRQPWLLVDAAQALGSLPAQAAAQAADIYACTGHKWCCGPEGLGVVALSERLLAEARPTLIGWRSLSHEGAAESGFHRDGRRFEVATSCIPLFAGLEQSLRLLEAEGTAEERHRRIQARAGKLWRQLQALPAVRTLLDVPPPAGLVSFVVDGMAPGALVSQLGQQGLWLRSLDDPPCLRACTHITTTDGELERLVEALAALTAPAEAP; encoded by the coding sequence ATGGCCTCCGAGTTCCGCCGGCAGCTCCCGGCCCTGGCCAACAAGACCTATTTCAACTACGGCGGCCAGGGCCCCCTGCCCAGCTCCAGCCTGGAGGCCATGGTGGCGGCCTGGCAGCGCATCCAGGAGCTGGGGCCGTTCACCGACGAGGTCTGGCCCTTCGTGGAGACCACCGTGTCGCGGCTGCGGCAGCGGCTGGCCCACTGGCTGGGCGTTCCCCCGGCACGGCTGGCGTTCACCGAGAACGTGACCAGCGGCTGCGTGCTGCCCCTGTGGGGCCTGCCCTGGGCAGCGGGCGATGAGCTGCTGATCGGCGACTGTGAGCACCCCGGCGTGGTGGCCGCCTGCCGGGAACTCGCCCACCGCGAAGGCCTCGTGGTGAGCACCTGGCCCCTGGGCGATCTGCGCGGGGATCCCGCCGCCACCGACGCGGCCGTGCTGCAGCGCCTGGAGGCGGCACTCACGCCCCGCACCCGGCTCGTGGTGCTCTCCCACCTGCTCTGGAACACGGGCCAGATCATGCCCATCGCTGCGGCGGCCCGGCGGCTGCAGGCTCATCCACGCCAGCCCTGGCTGCTGGTGGACGCCGCCCAGGCCCTCGGCAGCCTGCCGGCCCAGGCGGCCGCCCAGGCAGCGGACATCTATGCCTGCACTGGCCACAAATGGTGCTGCGGCCCCGAGGGGCTGGGGGTGGTGGCCCTCTCGGAGCGGTTGCTGGCCGAAGCGCGCCCCACCCTGATCGGCTGGCGCAGCCTCAGCCATGAAGGCGCCGCGGAGAGCGGTTTTCACCGCGATGGGCGGCGCTTCGAGGTGGCCACCTCCTGCATTCCCCTGTTCGCGGGCCTGGAGCAATCCCTGCGGCTGCTGGAGGCCGAGGGCACGGCAGAGGAACGGCACCGGCGGATCCAGGCCCGGGCCGGGAAGCTCTGGCGGCAGCTGCAGGCACTGCCGGCCGTGCGGACCCTGCTGGACGTCCCCCCGCCGGCCGGGCTGGTGAGCTTTGTGGTGGACGGCATGGCACCAGGCGCGCTGGTGAGCCAGCTGGGGCAGCAGGGGCTCTGGCTGCGCAGCCTCGACGATCCTCCCTGCCTGCGGGCCTGCACGCACATCACCACCACGGACGGGGAGCTGGAACGGTTGGTGGAGGCCCTGGCGGCGCTCACGGCGCCGGCCGAAGCCCCCTGA
- the aqpZ gene encoding aquaporin Z, with protein MSSLVPLSRKFLAELIGTFWLVFGGCGSAVLAAAFPYDQAAANPLGLGFLGVSLAFGLTLLTMAYAIGHISGCHINPAVTFGLWASGRHPGSQLLPYIVAQVLGGLIAGGLLLGIASGRPGFELAGTNPLATNGFGAHSPGGYGLLPALIIEVVLTFIFLLVILGATHKDAIKDLAGVPIGLSLALIHLISIPVTNTSVNPARSTGVAFWAGGDAVGQLWLFWLAPIAGALLAGWVQRQLLDGPGD; from the coding sequence ATGTCTTCCCTTGTCCCCCTGTCGAGGAAATTCCTCGCTGAGTTGATCGGCACGTTCTGGCTGGTGTTCGGCGGCTGCGGCAGCGCCGTGCTGGCCGCGGCCTTCCCCTACGACCAGGCCGCCGCCAATCCCCTGGGTCTCGGTTTCCTCGGGGTGTCCCTGGCCTTCGGCCTCACCCTGCTCACCATGGCCTATGCCATCGGCCACATCTCCGGCTGCCACATCAACCCGGCGGTGACCTTCGGCCTCTGGGCCAGCGGCCGCCATCCAGGCTCCCAGCTGCTTCCCTACATCGTCGCCCAGGTGCTGGGCGGACTGATCGCCGGCGGCCTCCTGCTGGGCATCGCCAGCGGCCGCCCCGGCTTCGAGCTCGCAGGCACCAATCCCCTGGCCACCAATGGCTTCGGTGCCCACTCACCCGGCGGCTACGGCCTCCTGCCGGCGCTGATCATCGAGGTGGTGCTCACCTTCATCTTCCTGCTGGTGATCCTGGGCGCCACCCACAAGGATGCGATCAAGGATCTCGCCGGCGTGCCGATCGGCCTGAGCCTGGCGCTGATTCACCTGATCAGCATTCCGGTTACGAACACCTCGGTCAACCCGGCCCGCAGCACCGGTGTGGCCTTCTGGGCCGGCGGTGATGCCGTGGGGCAGCTGTGGCTGTTCTGGCTGGCGCCGATCGCCGGTGCCCTGCTGGCCGGCTGGGTGCAGCGTCAGCTGCTGGATGGCCCCGGCGACTGA
- a CDS encoding UDP-N-acetylmuramoyl-L-alanyl-D-glutamate--2,6-diaminopimelate ligase: MTHLLHPLLHEVGLQVPEALPDAAVQAISCDSRRVGPGTLFVGLPGTQVDGGAYWRSAIAAGACAAVVGSAAAAADPPAASDPVVVVEGSVARWAGLLAAAFWGEPSQRMALIGVTGTNGKTTTTHLIEHLAAAAGTPAALFGTLENRWPGYAVTAQHTTAFADLLQAQLALAADAGARIGAMEVSSHALDQQRVAGCRFAGAVFTNLTQDHLDYHPSMEAYFAAKASLFAVPLLLESAAPNAVVNVDDPWGAQLARQLGERCWTSSLEDPAAHLRVDDLEMESSGVRGVLRTPLGEGAFRSPLLGRFNLMNLLQAVGALVQQGLPLPMVLEGLATFRGVPGRMERVQGGSREGEPAVLVDYAHTPDGLDNALRASRPFTRGRLICVFGCGGDRDRSKRPQMGAIAARLADRVVVTSDNPRTEDPLRILEDVVAGIPAGTALQVEADRATAIAAAIASAAPADLVLIAGKGHEDYQILGTTKIHFDDREEAEKALRSRLG; encoded by the coding sequence ATGACCCACCTGCTCCACCCCCTGCTGCACGAAGTGGGACTGCAGGTACCCGAGGCCCTCCCCGATGCCGCGGTGCAGGCCATCAGCTGCGATTCCCGCCGGGTCGGGCCCGGCACCCTCTTCGTGGGCCTGCCGGGCACCCAGGTGGATGGCGGCGCCTACTGGCGTTCGGCGATCGCCGCCGGGGCCTGCGCGGCAGTGGTGGGTTCCGCCGCCGCCGCCGCCGACCCGCCGGCTGCGAGCGACCCGGTGGTGGTGGTGGAGGGATCGGTGGCCCGCTGGGCCGGGCTGCTGGCGGCCGCCTTCTGGGGTGAACCCAGCCAGCGGATGGCCCTGATCGGGGTGACCGGCACCAATGGCAAGACCACCACCACCCACCTGATCGAGCACCTGGCCGCCGCCGCCGGTACCCCGGCAGCCCTGTTCGGCACCCTGGAGAACCGCTGGCCCGGCTACGCCGTGACCGCCCAGCACACCACCGCCTTCGCCGATCTGCTCCAGGCCCAGCTGGCCCTGGCCGCCGATGCCGGCGCCCGCATCGGGGCGATGGAGGTGAGTTCCCATGCCCTGGATCAGCAGCGGGTGGCGGGCTGCCGCTTCGCCGGGGCCGTGTTCACCAACCTCACCCAGGACCACCTCGACTACCACCCCTCGATGGAGGCCTACTTCGCGGCCAAGGCGAGCCTGTTCGCGGTGCCGCTGCTGCTGGAGAGCGCCGCGCCCAACGCCGTGGTCAATGTGGATGACCCCTGGGGAGCCCAGCTGGCCCGGCAGCTCGGCGAGCGCTGCTGGACCAGCTCCCTCGAGGATCCCGCCGCCCACCTCCGCGTCGACGACCTGGAGATGGAGAGCAGCGGGGTTCGGGGGGTGCTGCGCACTCCGCTCGGCGAGGGCGCCTTCCGCTCGCCCCTGCTCGGCCGCTTCAATCTGATGAACCTGCTCCAGGCGGTGGGCGCCCTGGTGCAGCAGGGTCTGCCCCTGCCGATGGTGCTGGAGGGCCTGGCCACCTTCCGGGGGGTGCCGGGGCGGATGGAGCGCGTGCAGGGGGGAAGCCGGGAGGGCGAACCGGCCGTGCTGGTCGACTACGCCCACACGCCCGATGGTCTGGACAATGCGCTGCGGGCCAGCCGGCCCTTCACCCGGGGGCGGCTGATCTGCGTGTTCGGCTGCGGCGGTGACCGGGACCGCAGCAAGCGCCCCCAGATGGGCGCGATCGCGGCCCGCCTCGCCGATCGGGTGGTGGTGACCTCCGACAACCCGCGCACCGAGGATCCCCTCCGCATCCTCGAGGACGTGGTGGCCGGCATCCCCGCCGGCACGGCCCTGCAGGTGGAGGCCGATCGGGCCACGGCGATCGCCGCGGCCATCGCCAGTGCCGCACCCGCGGATCTGGTGCTGATTGCCGGCAAGGGCCATGAGGACTACCAGATCCTCGGCACCACCAAGATCCACTTCGACGACCGTGAGGAGGCCGAGAAGGCCCTGCGCTCCAGGCTCGGTTAA
- a CDS encoding glutaredoxin family protein: MAPLLLYSRPGCCLCEGLEEKLRLLSPAPDLEVVNVDEDPALQARFGLEVPVLAWRSAQGERVLPRVPPRLVDTALLVWLRKNGFPG, translated from the coding sequence ATGGCCCCGCTGCTGCTCTATTCCCGTCCGGGCTGCTGCCTGTGCGAGGGCCTCGAGGAGAAGTTGCGGCTCCTCTCTCCAGCGCCTGATCTCGAGGTGGTGAATGTGGACGAGGATCCGGCCCTGCAGGCGCGCTTCGGGCTGGAGGTGCCGGTGCTGGCCTGGCGGAGTGCCCAGGGTGAGCGGGTGTTGCCCCGGGTGCCGCCTCGCCTGGTGGACACGGCGCTGCTGGTTTGGTTGCGGAAGAACGGTTTTCCTGGGTGA
- the yidD gene encoding membrane protein insertion efficiency factor YidD, protein MLEGVRNPRLTRQRSILSVGPEALGLPPTPQGELALPAGPSRWLALLLLELIGFYRRFLSPLLGPRCRFIPSCSAYGLEAIRRHGPWRGSWLTLRRLLRCHPFTPCGCDPVPD, encoded by the coding sequence ATGCTGGAGGGCGTCCGCAACCCGCGCTTGACGCGCCAGCGATCGATCCTATCTGTTGGCCCTGAAGCCCTCGGGCTTCCTCCAACCCCCCAGGGAGAGCTGGCCCTGCCAGCCGGGCCCTCCCGCTGGCTGGCCCTGCTGCTGCTAGAGCTGATCGGCTTCTACCGCCGCTTCCTCTCCCCCCTGCTCGGACCCCGCTGCCGCTTCATCCCCAGCTGCAGCGCCTACGGCCTCGAGGCGATCCGCCGCCATGGCCCGTGGCGCGGCAGCTGGCTCACCCTGCGCCGCCTGCTGCGCTGCCACCCGTTCACGCCCTGCGGCTGTGATCCTGTGCCTGACTGA